A region from the Brassica napus cultivar Da-Ae chromosome C8, Da-Ae, whole genome shotgun sequence genome encodes:
- the LOC111206475 gene encoding uncharacterized protein LOC111206475, protein MHAKTDSEVTSIAASSPARSPRRPVYYVQSPSRDSHDGEKTATSFHSTPVLSPMGSPPHSQSSMGRHSRESSSTRFSGSLKPGSRKVNDGSKRKGHGGEKQWKECAMIEEEGLLDDGERDRGLPRRCYVLAFIVGFFILLGLFSLILYGAAKPQKPKITVKSITFETLKVQAGQDAGGVGTDMITMNATLRMLYRNTGTFFGVHVTSTPIDLSFSQMKIGSGSIKKFYQSRKSQRTVLVHITGEKIPLYGSGATLIPPAPPAPLPKPKKKKKGAPVVIPDPPAPPAPVPMKLSFIVRSRGYVLGKLVKPKFLKKIECDINFEHKLLNKHIAITKNCTVTTV, encoded by the exons ATGCATGCCAAAACCGACTCCGAGGTGACGAGCATCGCGGCGTCGTCACCAGCCAGATCCCCTCGCCGACCAGTCTACTATGTCCAATCACCGTCTCGTGACTCCCACGACGGAGAGAAAACGGCGACATCGTTCCACTCAACTCCGGTGCTAAGTCCGATGGGATCTCCGCCGCATTCTCAATCCTCCATGGGTCGCCACTCACGCGAATCCTCCTCGACCCGATTCTCCGGGTCTTTGAAACCCGGGTCTCGGAAAGTCAACGACGGCTCGAAGCGGAAAGGACACGGCGGAGAGAAGCAGTGGAAAGAGTGTGCGATGATCGAAGAAGAAGGACTGTTAGATGATGGCGAGAGAGATCGTGGTCTGCCTCGTCGGTGCTATGTCTTGGCCTTCATCGTTGGCTTCTTCATACTCTTGGGTCTCTTCTCTTTGATTCTGTATGGAGCTGCTAAACCTCAGAAACCAAAGATCACTGTCAAG AGTATAACATTCGAGACGCTTAAGGTCCAAGCTGGTCAGGATGCTGGTGGTGTAGGAACGGACATGATCACGATGAACGCGACTCTGAGAATGTTGTATAGGAACACGGGAACTTTCTTTGGTGTCCATGTTACTTCAACTCCAATCGATCTCAGTTTCTCTCAGATGAAAATCGGCTCTGGATCT ATTAAGAAGTTTTATCAGTCAAGGAAGAGCCAGAGAACGGTATTGGTACATATAACCGGAGAGAAGATTCCGTTATATGGAAGTGGCGCGACCTTGATACCGCCGGCGCCTCCAGCTCCACTTCCCAAacctaaaaagaagaagaaaggagctCCCGTCGTTATTCCTGACCCGCCCGCACCTCCTGCACCAGTGCCAATGAAGCTCAGCTTCATTGTCCGATCACGAGGTTACGTGTTGGGGAAGTTAGTGAAGCCCAAGTTCCTCAAGAAAATCGAGTGTGACATCAACTTCGAACACAAACTTCTCAATAAGCATATAGCCATCACCAAGAATTGCACCGTCACTACTGTTTAA